GATAAGGGAAAATTAGCGACTCTAGACGAGCTTGTAGACAAGGCTTTCAGGAATTGGGAGGTGGTTTCTGAGCTTCTGGCACAAGGTGTCACAGCCTACTACGAGGATAAACAAGGTCGGTGGGTGAAGCACCATCCAGACGGGACCATAGAAGTCATTGAGGAACGAGAGCAGTAGCCGTTAGGAGAAACTATGAATCCAATCGCATTGACTGTTGTAGGAATCGGAATCCTAGTTGTAGCCGTGTTTGCCTTTACTTATCAACGCAGGGAAAAATAGTACAGAACGACGCGCCCAGGGCAACGCCTTGGGCGCGTTTCTTTTAGTCGCTGTCGGGCAAAATGTCGGCAATCTCAAAAAGTTCAACAGGGCCGCCGATAGGGGCAAGCATGGTCATGCTTTCCAATTCTTCTTTGACCGTCACAAGGTCTATAGGAGATTTCTTCCCGGCAAGATTTTTCATGGCGGTGAAGATCACCATACAATTTTTGTCCGTGAAGTCTTCCGGATTGAGAAAGGAAAATTTATCAAACTGACCATCTGAAAAAATGCTTGAAATGATTTTTCTTTCCGCTAGTGATATTTAAATCAAGCTCCCTTGACCGCTCATAATCTCGTCTTTGAGCGCGGCGAAAATGTAGCCGCCGAGTTGTGTTTTTTTCCTGCCCGTCTTCGGATTCTTTTCCGGCAGTTTCTCCCACCGCTTCTTGAGCGTGGGGAGTTTCTTTTCAAGCTCATCCCTACGCTTGGAAAATCCGTTTGCAAGCTGCTGTGCTTGCTTCTGATTTATCCGGTAGTCATTCTGCAAAACAAGCTGCATTTCAGGCCACAGGCTTGTGTCTCCGGTGGCCTTCTCTACTTTCTCCCTGATCTTCTCGCGTGGTGTCTTCGTTCCCTGATTCTCGATGATGTGAAAGGTAAAGCCAACCACTCGACGCCCTCGTTTCCGTTGGTCGTACTCAATCTTAATGTCGCTGGTGGCGTTAATTTCTTCCTTGGCGGGGTCGAGAACTTTAAGCTTTAGATTGTCAATTCGTGGGTACTTTCCCTCAATTCCCAACTTCCAACGCAAGTCTTCAAGGTCTATTTCTCGCTTCCCTACTTTTTTGTACTGGCGCAAGAGTTCATACAGCCGCCACGTGCTTGTTTTGGTGAACTGATAAACGTCCTTGAGCCTGTACTGGGTGAATCTCTCAGTGAGGCCCATGAGGTGCGGTAGCAAGTCTTCATCGAATCGAAACCATAAACGGCCTTCACCGTGATGATATTTTCGCTTGGAAAGAAGGCCCACACCAACCTCGTAGCCTTCCTCATCGTCAAACTCGACGATTTTTTGCATGAGCTTTGTCGCTAGTTTTTTTATCTCGCGGTAGGCGTTCTTCTCCGTGATTTCAAAAGTGCTAGCAAAGCTCTGCACGTTGATTTCCATGTCGTATGGCTTACCCTTCTCAGGGACAAGCTCATGCGGCAGATGTGCGGCCGCAAATGCAAGGAACCGCATCTCTTGCAAATTCATGTCAGACATGGATTCAATCAGGGCGTTAGATTTAACCACAATGGATTTTCGATTTTCACTCATGGAAGGGACCATAGAGGGGTATTCCCCTACTGGTCAACCTAAAGGTAGGAATATCCAGTAGGGGAATACCGTAAATCTGTAGGGGTTTAACCGTAAATCTGTAGGGGTTTAACCGTAAATCTGTAGGGGTTTAGGGATGCAAGCGATTGAAATAACAAATGATAAAAGAGCGGAAAAGTAGAAAAGCAGCTAAAAGGCTACTTAAGAAGAAAGCAGAAAGGCAAAAATCAGAGAAGGACCGCCCAGAAAGCTGCCTCCCGGCAGCGGCGGAAATCGAATTTAAAGCCACCTCGTACCCCAAACTATTGCCTAAGTCGAAATGACGAAGAATTAAGAACCCTATGAGGACGCGAAGTGAAACCATATCAGAGCGACCCGAGAGAGATCGCGTCGGAAGGTCTGGCGACAGCGTCAGGATGTTGGCCCTCTCACCCCTCCGGGGCGGGCCAAAGCCGCCTTCGGCTCCACCATCTTGGGGCAAGCCCCCTAGACCCCCAAGAAGAACGCGAGAATCGCCCAAAAACGATTTTCACCTTTCTCCAAGGGTCCTTTGCGACTTTGTGTGAAACGTGCGGCAGAGGTGTCAAATACGGCAAAATACGGGTATGCGGGGGGGGGGAGCTCAATAGTTTTTACTAAAAGTTTGATTTTAATCCTTTTGCATAGGTTACAGCTCTTTGATAAGAGATTTTTTTTTAACGTAAAAAGTGTGGTAAAAATGAAATCTGATATAAAAAAATATTTTACAAACAAAGAACACCTAAAAAAAAGAACATACGATCGTTTTAACAATTATTTGCACTATCTAAAACGTCCTCAGCGTATTTGGTGGAGAGTTGTCTCTAAAGACTACGGAAAGGTTGTCGCGAGAACACATGAGATTGTTAAACTATCTGAACAGGTAAAAGATTTTGAAGGATATGGTAAGTATCGAAATTTTAAGAGGTATTTCAATATTAATTTTAGAAGGATATTTGAGCTTGGGCTACATAAAGAAAAGAGTATAAAAATTTTAGATATCGGGTGCGGAGGGGGATTTTTTCTCTATATCTCAAGGATGTTTGGGCATACCCCCCATGGAATCGACATCGATTCTCACAAGATATTCAATCATATGGTAAAATACTTTGATATCCCCCGCTTAGAACACCGCATAGAGCCAAATCAACCAATCCCAAGCCTAGATCAAAAGTTTGATTTGATAACTTCTTTTGCAATTTGTTTTCATAAATGCGGAAAGAAACCATGGAATCATCAAGAGTGGAAATTCTTTTTGAATGATATCGAGAATAATTTTATCAAAAATAATGGCCGCTTACACCTTTTCTTCAATAATGATCCTCATGGTGATTTCCAATATGCTTTAGAGCAGATATCAAAGTGTGGCTACGAAATGACTGTTAACCATAAAACCATAGATATTTTCTTTAAATAAATTATTATTCATGCATATCCAATTATCAAATATAATTGGATAAATTAGGGAAAAGTCCTGTTTTGACGAACTCTTCGTCAAAACAGGACTTTTCCCTTT
The sequence above is a segment of the Pseudodesulfovibrio profundus genome. Coding sequences within it:
- a CDS encoding class I SAM-dependent methyltransferase encodes the protein MKRAAEVSNTAKYGYAGGGSSIVFTKSLILILLHRLQLFDKRFFFNVKSVVKMKSDIKKYFTNKEHLKKRTYDRFNNYLHYLKRPQRIWWRVVSKDYGKVVARTHEIVKLSEQVKDFEGYGKYRNFKRYFNINFRRIFELGLHKEKSIKILDIGCGGGFFLYISRMFGHTPHGIDIDSHKIFNHMVKYFDIPRLEHRIEPNQPIPSLDQKFDLITSFAICFHKCGKKPWNHQEWKFFLNDIENNFIKNNGRLHLFFNNDPHGDFQYALEQISKCGYEMTVNHKTIDIFFK
- a CDS encoding replication initiation protein, which produces MVPSMSENRKSIVVKSNALIESMSDMNLQEMRFLAFAAAHLPHELVPEKGKPYDMEINVQSFASTFEITEKNAYREIKKLATKLMQKIVEFDDEEGYEVGVGLLSKRKYHHGEGRLWFRFDEDLLPHLMGLTERFTQYRLKDVYQFTKTSTWRLYELLRQYKKVGKREIDLEDLRWKLGIEGKYPRIDNLKLKVLDPAKEEINATSDIKIEYDQRKRGRRVVGFTFHIIENQGTKTPREKIREKVEKATGDTSLWPEMQLVLQNDYRINQKQAQQLANGFSKRRDELEKKLPTLKKRWEKLPEKNPKTGRKKTQLGGYIFAALKDEIMSGQGSLI
- a CDS encoding DnaB-like helicase N-terminal domain-containing protein → MSLAERKIISSIFSDGQFDKFSFLNPEDFTDKNCMVIFTAMKNLAGKKSPIDLVTVKEELESMTMLAPIGGPVELFEIADILPDSD